Proteins from one Clostridium cellulovorans 743B genomic window:
- a CDS encoding galactose ABC transporter substrate-binding protein: MNFFRRILAFTFIIIFIVVTLTSPSPKAITTETNKISRTPIRAGVLLYFFEDSYLLLLKKNLEDIQKENPDKIEFTFFDGKANPAIQYEIINNMINDNFDLLLLNIFEAKENTLQEIINKAKQKSLPLIIFISTIPNIDIVKTYSKLAFIPADTKEPAILEGKIIADAWNENKKAIDKNGDNILQYIMLKGKTDSVLSNSRTKYSVESINTLGIQTEELATVSCNWSRQIAKESTRSLFIRFGNKIEAIIANNDILALGAIDALQGLGYNKGNKLKTIPVVGIDALPEAQELIKKGYMLGSVFHDPSTMADAIYNIGLNLVSGKSITSGTDYKIDPSGVIVNINFKEYTIKTLSEISQ; this comes from the coding sequence ATGAACTTTTTTAGAAGAATACTTGCTTTCACTTTTATTATAATCTTCATAGTCGTTACATTAACAAGTCCTAGTCCAAAGGCTATAACCACTGAAACAAACAAAATTTCAAGAACACCTATTAGAGCAGGGGTCTTATTATATTTCTTTGAAGATTCATATCTGTTACTTCTTAAAAAAAATTTAGAGGATATTCAAAAGGAAAATCCTGATAAAATTGAATTTACTTTTTTTGATGGAAAAGCAAATCCCGCTATACAATACGAAATTATAAATAATATGATTAATGATAACTTCGATCTTCTCCTATTGAATATTTTTGAAGCCAAAGAAAATACGTTACAGGAAATTATCAATAAAGCTAAACAGAAAAGCTTGCCATTGATAATTTTCATTTCGACAATTCCTAATATCGATATTGTCAAAACCTATTCAAAACTTGCTTTTATTCCTGCTGATACAAAAGAACCAGCAATTCTAGAAGGAAAAATTATTGCTGATGCATGGAATGAAAATAAAAAAGCTATTGATAAAAACGGAGATAATATACTGCAATATATTATGTTAAAAGGTAAAACCGATAGTGTCTTAAGTAATTCAAGAACCAAATACTCTGTTGAATCAATTAACACACTAGGAATACAAACTGAAGAACTTGCTACAGTATCCTGTAACTGGAGTAGACAAATTGCTAAAGAGTCTACGCGTTCGCTGTTCATAAGATTTGGTAATAAAATTGAAGCAATAATTGCAAATAATGATATCTTAGCTCTAGGTGCTATAGATGCTTTACAAGGCTTAGGATATAACAAAGGAAATAAATTAAAAACCATTCCTGTTGTTGGAATTGATGCACTACCAGAAGCACAAGAATTGATAAAAAAAGGATATATGCTTGGCTCTGTTTTTCACGATCCTAGTACAATGGCAGATGCTATATATAATATTGGATTAAATTTAGTTTCTGGCAAAAGCATCACATCAGGGACAGATTATAAAATTGACCCATCAGGAGTTATTGTAAACATAAATTTCAAAGAATACACGATTAAAACTCTATCAGAAATCAGTCAATAA
- a CDS encoding galactose ABC transporter substrate-binding protein gives MKIFRKIIANSIVMVLITISLSSCNKNSITTNLNIKASNPINVGVLLYSFDDIFTALIKENLEKIQNQNPDKIKFTFFDGKANLSIQQELIQKIIDMNFDLIITTFDDKKEGILENIINKIKQKNTPIIFFNATIDPNVIKAYKKAIIINTNVEQSGIQQGNIIIDAWNTNRKSIDRNKDNILQYILLQGSPDSYAAIVRSKSVIKTINDAGIKTEQLSSIVCNWEKDCAKTSISSLFLRYGNKLDIIIANNDAMAIGAIETLQKFGYNLENNNKNIAVIGIDAIPPAQDLIKKGVMLGSVIQDPHVMAETLFKVGMNLVDGRNPTEGTDYKFDETGVKLILPYQEFTKKTLPSDNNPLP, from the coding sequence ATGAAAATATTCAGAAAAATTATTGCCAATTCTATAGTGATGGTTCTAATAACTATTTCACTATCGAGTTGTAATAAAAATTCCATAACTACTAATTTAAATATAAAAGCAAGTAATCCTATTAATGTAGGAGTCCTTTTATATAGTTTTGATGATATATTTACTGCTCTTATAAAAGAAAATTTAGAGAAAATTCAAAATCAAAATCCAGATAAAATTAAATTTACTTTTTTTGATGGAAAAGCAAATTTATCAATACAGCAGGAACTTATACAAAAAATAATTGATATGAATTTTGATCTAATAATTACAACTTTTGATGATAAAAAAGAAGGTATCTTAGAAAATATCATTAATAAAATCAAGCAAAAAAACACTCCAATAATTTTCTTTAACGCAACCATTGATCCAAATGTTATTAAAGCATATAAAAAAGCCATTATTATAAATACTAATGTAGAGCAATCTGGTATTCAACAAGGAAATATTATCATAGATGCTTGGAATACTAATAGAAAATCTATAGACAGAAATAAAGATAATATTCTGCAATATATACTGTTACAAGGAAGCCCTGATAGTTATGCAGCTATAGTAAGATCAAAATCTGTAATTAAAACAATCAATGATGCAGGAATAAAGACTGAGCAACTGTCATCAATAGTATGTAATTGGGAAAAAGATTGTGCTAAAACTTCTATCTCCTCATTATTTTTACGATATGGCAACAAACTTGATATAATTATTGCAAATAATGATGCCATGGCAATCGGTGCTATTGAAACTCTACAAAAATTTGGTTATAACTTAGAAAACAATAACAAAAACATAGCTGTTATTGGAATAGATGCAATCCCACCTGCACAAGACCTAATAAAAAAAGGTGTGATGCTTGGTTCTGTTATACAGGATCCTCACGTTATGGCAGAAACTCTTTTTAAAGTAGGAATGAATTTAGTTGATGGTAGAAATCCTACAGAAGGTACAGATTACAAATTTGATGAAACAGGAGTTAAGTTGATTCTTCCTTACCAAGAATTTACGAAAAAAACATTGCCATCTGATAATAATCCTCTTCCTTAA
- a CDS encoding peptidoglycan recognition protein family protein, translated as MVPIVKQISNYNYSSGNNVKYIVCHFTGNYNDTAKNNADYFGGGDRGASAHYFVDNNEIRQVVEDYNASWHCGDGDGMYGISNFNSIGIEMCGTNGDISEATANNTRDLIKMLMNKYGVTLDRVMRHYDASRKNCPSPYSNNNWARWWDFKKKLASGAQEEEEMKIRTFSKTWYMAQYPDVAKSGIEPYIHYINFGKKEGRLPLPPKPADFTDAGYLICNPDVVEAVNKGDYVSGLDHYYEYGWRENRKWNCSQGAIKPSGELFYRVVAGSFKDKYGAEKKLEELKKAGFDGFIGSFYK; from the coding sequence GTGGTACCAATAGTTAAACAAATAAGTAATTACAATTATTCAAGTGGAAATAATGTTAAATATATAGTATGTCATTTTACCGGTAATTATAATGATACAGCAAAGAATAATGCGGATTATTTTGGCGGTGGAGATAGAGGTGCATCAGCTCATTATTTTGTAGATAATAATGAAATAAGACAAGTTGTAGAGGATTATAATGCAAGTTGGCACTGTGGCGATGGTGATGGAATGTATGGTATATCAAATTTCAATTCCATTGGCATAGAAATGTGTGGAACTAATGGTGATATATCTGAAGCAACGGCAAATAATACTAGAGATTTAATTAAAATGCTAATGAATAAATATGGTGTTACTTTAGATAGAGTTATGAGACATTATGATGCAAGTAGAAAGAATTGTCCAAGCCCTTATAGTAATAATAACTGGGCTAGATGGTGGGATTTCAAAAAAAAACTTGCTAGTGGTGCACAGGAGGAAGAAGAAATGAAGATAAGAACATTTAGTAAAACCTGGTATATGGCACAATATCCAGATGTTGCTAAATCAGGAATAGAGCCATATATCCATTATATAAATTTTGGAAAGAAAGAAGGGAGATTGCCATTACCACCAAAGCCCGCCGACTTTACTGATGCTGGATATTTAATATGCAATCCTGATGTGGTAGAGGCAGTTAATAAAGGTGACTATGTTAGCGGACTAGATCATTATTATGAATATGGATGGAGAGAAAATAGAAAATGGAATTGTTCTCAAGGGGCTATTAAGCCATCAGGAGAATTATTCTATAGAGTTGTAGCTGGTTCATTTAAGGATAAATATGGAGCAGAAAAAAAACTAGAGGAACTTAAAAAAGCTGGTTTTGATGGCTTTATTGGAAGTTTTTATAAGTAA
- a CDS encoding cyclase family protein: MKKIIDLSCEIMDRMPVYPGDEEVRVFEDRTLDKDQYYNTRVEVGMHIGTHIDAPRHLIYNGKYINEYNLEAFIGNGCLLDVRGEEIITMKDEYNDVIKEADIVLLYTGFGDKYGSDIYYKDSPVIDIKMAEFLVQKKIKMVGMDMPSPDKYPFQIHKLLFENDVFVLENLTNLHELINVEKFEVIALPLSIKAEAAIVRAIARI, translated from the coding sequence ATGAAAAAAATAATAGATTTATCTTGTGAGATAATGGACAGAATGCCGGTGTACCCTGGGGACGAGGAGGTTCGAGTTTTTGAAGATAGAACCTTAGATAAGGACCAATATTACAATACAAGAGTAGAAGTAGGTATGCATATAGGAACCCATATTGATGCTCCAAGACATCTTATATATAATGGCAAATATATTAATGAATATAATTTAGAAGCTTTTATTGGTAATGGATGTTTGTTAGATGTTAGAGGAGAAGAGATAATAACTATGAAAGATGAATATAATGATGTCATAAAAGAAGCGGATATTGTTTTGTTATATACTGGGTTTGGGGACAAATATGGAAGTGATATCTACTATAAAGATAGTCCTGTTATTGATATAAAAATGGCGGAATTTTTAGTTCAGAAGAAAATAAAAATGGTTGGAATGGATATGCCATCACCAGATAAATATCCATTTCAAATACATAAGTTGTTATTTGAAAATGATGTATTTGTATTGGAGAATCTTACAAACTTACATGAATTGATTAATGTGGAGAAGTTTGAAGTGATTGCATTACCTCTTTCAATTAAGGCAGAAGCAGCTATTGTAAGAGCTATTGCAAGAATTTAA
- a CDS encoding cyclic lactone autoinducer peptide — MKNSNKKVLSLISAITTKAAEDLSNSTCVTALYQPKEPKSLQKK, encoded by the coding sequence ATGAAAAACTCAAACAAAAAAGTTCTATCATTAATATCAGCAATAACAACTAAAGCTGCTGAAGATCTTTCTAATTCTACTTGTGTTACAGCTTTATATCAACCAAAAGAACCAAAATCGTTACAAAAGAAATAA
- a CDS encoding accessory gene regulator ArgB-like protein, whose product MEKTSNYIAQRVSLSLNLDKDAEEVIAYGTFAILQTFISILLILLLGIVFNAPVLSLIIYLSWSILRKYTGGVHASNSLNCLILGTIICITYTFLIQKLGKFIDLNLVVILGFSIFSFSFFLVQKFAPCEDPNKPIRSEIKKIEARKKANIFLEICISISILLIFLYKFMNFKYGLIYTLGIYAGITFQIFTLTPLGHLFINKIDSLLSKTLIFFIRR is encoded by the coding sequence ATGGAAAAAACTTCGAATTACATAGCACAGAGAGTATCTTTAAGCTTAAATTTAGATAAAGATGCTGAAGAAGTTATAGCATATGGTACCTTTGCCATACTACAAACATTTATTTCGATACTTTTAATATTACTTTTAGGAATTGTTTTCAATGCCCCAGTATTATCATTAATTATATATTTAAGTTGGAGTATTTTAAGAAAATATACTGGAGGTGTTCATGCTAGTAACTCTTTAAATTGTCTTATATTAGGTACAATAATATGTATCACTTATACCTTTTTAATACAAAAATTAGGTAAATTTATAGACTTAAATCTAGTGGTCATATTAGGATTTTCAATTTTCTCATTTTCATTTTTTTTAGTTCAAAAGTTTGCTCCTTGCGAAGATCCAAATAAACCAATAAGGAGCGAAATTAAAAAAATAGAGGCAAGAAAGAAAGCTAATATTTTTCTTGAGATCTGCATAAGTATTTCAATATTACTTATTTTTCTATATAAGTTCATGAACTTCAAATACGGTCTTATATACACTTTAGGAATTTATGCAGGTATAACATTTCAAATTTTCACATTAACTCCTTTAGGGCATCTATTTATAAATAAAATAGATTCACTTTTAAGTAAAACGTTAATTTTTTTTATTAGGAGGTAA
- a CDS encoding biotin transporter BioY, translated as MNKKLSVKDITTVSLLTALLCISSYIAFVLPFTTVKFTAQTIVINITAMILKPKHSVLAMVIYISLGIVGIPVFPGGNSGVGYLFSAVGGFYIGFLVAAVIMSVIKGDKLSYLRYVIVMIVVGMPIIYLFGTIQMSYILKKDFYDTLKVAVFPFIPWDVAKCFLSAFIAIRVNKYLKYKRS; from the coding sequence ATGAATAAAAAATTATCAGTAAAAGATATAACTACTGTTTCATTGTTAACGGCATTATTATGTATTTCTTCTTATATTGCCTTTGTACTTCCTTTTACCACAGTGAAATTTACAGCTCAAACAATTGTAATTAATATAACTGCGATGATATTAAAACCTAAACATAGTGTTTTAGCAATGGTTATATACATATCATTAGGTATAGTAGGTATTCCAGTTTTTCCAGGGGGAAATTCAGGTGTGGGATATTTATTTTCAGCAGTAGGCGGGTTTTATATTGGATTTTTAGTGGCAGCTGTTATTATGTCAGTAATAAAAGGAGACAAGCTAAGTTATTTACGCTATGTCATAGTTATGATTGTAGTTGGTATGCCAATTATTTATTTATTTGGGACGATACAAATGTCTTACATATTAAAAAAAGACTTCTATGATACTTTAAAAGTAGCAGTATTCCCATTTATACCTTGGGATGTGGCAAAGTGCTTTTTATCAGCTTTTATTGCAATAAGAGTTAATAAATATTTAAAGTATAAACGTAGTTGA
- a CDS encoding ABC transporter ATP-binding protein — protein sequence MENNLATNIKEDSPKAASGTWKHVFAYLKVLKPQAIKLVICSTALAIGDAILPLFNRYAMDNFISKGSIDGLAPFAIIYMLLIVFFAVFVFGFIKYAGTIETTITHDIRRDAFEKLQKLSFSYYDVTPVGWIMSRLTSDTTRLGQILSWGLVDMLWGGMMMFFVAIVMITVNLKLAIIILTTIPILLFISYFFQNKILNSYRKVRKHNSQITGAFNEGITGTVTTKTLVTEETNLNEFKILTEKMNNSSVRAAVISALYYPIISIIGSIAVAIIVTLGGEEVLNSQITFGTLVLFIGYATQFFEPVRIMSQRIADFQNAQASAERVISLIQSESDIIDTKEVIEKYGDIGNSKKENFEKILGNIELKNVGFKYKTGETILENFNLNVNAGEQIAIVGPTGAGKSTIVNLICRFYEPTSGEILIDGLDYRERSQEWLYSNLGYVLQTPHLFSGTIKENIRYGKLDATDEEIIAAAKLVNAHNFITTFSDGYETTVGEGGNGLSTGQKQLISFARAILSDPSILILDEATASIDIETEKLIQDAIETMLSNRTSFIIAHRLSTIVNADRILVLKNGAIIEEGNHLDLLKLKGHYYELYTNQFNS from the coding sequence ATGGAAAATAACTTAGCGACAAATATAAAAGAAGACTCCCCTAAAGCAGCTAGTGGAACCTGGAAGCATGTATTCGCTTATTTAAAAGTCTTAAAACCACAAGCAATAAAACTTGTTATCTGTTCCACCGCCCTCGCAATTGGTGACGCAATACTTCCTTTATTTAACCGCTATGCTATGGATAATTTTATATCAAAGGGTTCCATAGATGGACTTGCACCATTTGCAATTATTTATATGCTGTTAATTGTATTTTTCGCTGTATTTGTGTTTGGATTTATAAAATACGCTGGAACCATAGAAACAACTATAACTCACGATATCAGAAGAGATGCTTTTGAAAAGCTTCAAAAGCTCTCCTTCTCCTATTATGATGTAACTCCTGTAGGCTGGATAATGTCTCGTTTAACCTCCGATACTACAAGACTTGGTCAGATACTTTCTTGGGGACTTGTGGATATGCTTTGGGGTGGAATGATGATGTTCTTTGTAGCAATAGTTATGATAACTGTAAATTTGAAGCTAGCTATAATTATCCTTACTACAATACCAATTTTACTCTTTATCAGCTATTTTTTTCAAAATAAGATTCTAAATTCTTATCGTAAAGTACGTAAACATAATTCTCAAATAACTGGAGCTTTTAATGAGGGTATCACTGGAACAGTAACCACAAAAACTTTAGTTACAGAAGAGACTAACTTAAATGAGTTTAAAATCCTTACAGAAAAAATGAACAATTCCTCAGTCCGTGCTGCAGTAATTTCTGCCTTGTATTATCCAATAATAAGTATCATCGGTAGCATAGCTGTAGCAATAATAGTAACTTTAGGAGGAGAGGAGGTTTTAAATAGTCAAATCACCTTTGGTACGCTTGTTCTATTTATTGGATATGCAACTCAATTCTTTGAACCTGTTCGTATAATGTCTCAAAGAATTGCAGATTTTCAAAATGCTCAAGCTTCAGCAGAACGTGTAATATCATTAATACAAAGTGAATCAGATATCATTGATACAAAAGAAGTAATAGAAAAATACGGAGATATAGGAAATAGTAAGAAAGAAAATTTCGAAAAAATATTAGGAAATATTGAACTAAAAAATGTTGGTTTTAAATATAAAACTGGAGAAACTATCCTAGAAAACTTCAATCTTAATGTAAATGCAGGAGAACAGATTGCCATAGTTGGTCCTACAGGAGCAGGTAAAAGTACTATAGTAAATCTAATCTGTCGTTTCTATGAACCTACCTCAGGCGAAATATTAATAGATGGCTTAGATTATCGAGAAAGAAGTCAAGAATGGCTCTACTCAAATCTCGGATATGTGCTTCAAACACCCCATCTATTTTCAGGTACTATCAAAGAAAATATTCGCTATGGAAAACTTGATGCTACAGATGAAGAAATTATTGCTGCTGCAAAGTTAGTAAATGCTCATAACTTTATAACTACTTTTAGCGACGGTTACGAGACAACAGTTGGAGAAGGTGGAAACGGCCTTTCTACAGGACAAAAACAATTAATTTCTTTCGCAAGAGCAATATTATCAGATCCTTCTATTCTAATTTTGGATGAAGCTACTGCTTCTATTGATATTGAAACAGAAAAATTAATTCAAGATGCTATAGAAACAATGTTATCCAATAGGACGAGTTTTATAATAGCTCATCGCTTATCAACAATTGTTAATGCTGATAGAATTTTAGTTTTAAAAAATGGCGCAATAATTGAAGAAGGTAATCATCTAGATTTATTAAAGCTAAAAGGCCACTATTATGAGCTATATACAAATCAATTTAATAGCTAA
- a CDS encoding ABC transporter ATP-binding protein — protein MSELKTLYGWMEKYKFKFIRSLFNTIAAIILTTIVPLVTSTVIDYVLKTDIYSENTVTKSQSTIISKIILSFDTSKDQLLAAGIFIIILTLLAARANYLKGKLSAQVAEGTAKSIKDKIYDHVQRLSFSYHNKVETGDLLQRCSTDIETIRQFTQVQILEIFYAVSVFIVVFVIMLMLNPFFALVGVILIPILIVYSYVFFQKVKKAYLIKDEAEATLSTSLQETLTGVRVVKAYANQEYEIKKFAEKNANFKAAHFKEVMVSAKFWATSDFICISQVLLVVLFGSFLSYKGSITLGMFQTFLSYEFMMIWPVRQLGRVITEAGRTIISIRRILEVFDETQEFELKDESLKQKPKILGNISFKNVSIEYSDEEPVLRNISFEVKKGQTVAIIGKTGSGKTSLMNALLRLIEYKEGSITIDGTELNTIDKTWLRSHIGVVMQEIFLYSKSIKDNIRIANRTVSDEIVYDVAKIASVHDVILDFEEGYDTSVGERGVTLSGGQKQRIGIARALINKHPILIFDDSLSAVDTETDLKIRAALTERAKEITTFIIAHRMSTVKDADLIIVLDEGKILQIGTHEELFNVDGLYRNFWDIQNKKEEDFINLITVGKEENIDGK, from the coding sequence ATGTCGGAATTAAAAACCCTGTATGGTTGGATGGAAAAGTATAAATTTAAGTTTATACGCTCCTTATTCAATACCATTGCTGCAATTATACTCACCACAATAGTTCCTTTAGTAACATCAACAGTAATAGATTATGTTCTAAAGACTGATATCTACTCTGAAAATACTGTTACTAAATCCCAAAGTACTATTATATCAAAAATTATCCTAAGCTTTGATACTTCAAAGGACCAACTTCTAGCAGCTGGTATATTCATTATCATTTTAACTCTTTTAGCTGCTAGAGCAAATTATTTGAAAGGTAAGTTATCTGCACAAGTCGCTGAAGGAACTGCAAAAAGTATAAAGGATAAAATCTATGATCATGTACAAAGACTTTCCTTTAGCTATCATAATAAAGTAGAGACTGGTGATTTACTTCAACGTTGCTCCACAGATATAGAAACAATACGCCAATTTACCCAGGTTCAAATCCTAGAAATCTTTTACGCTGTTTCTGTATTTATCGTAGTCTTTGTAATTATGCTTATGTTGAATCCTTTTTTTGCTTTAGTCGGAGTAATTTTAATACCTATTTTGATCGTATACTCATATGTTTTCTTTCAAAAAGTAAAAAAAGCATATCTAATAAAGGATGAAGCTGAAGCCACTTTATCAACAAGTCTTCAAGAAACTTTAACTGGAGTACGTGTAGTTAAAGCTTATGCTAATCAAGAATATGAAATTAAAAAATTTGCAGAGAAGAACGCTAATTTTAAGGCTGCACATTTTAAGGAAGTTATGGTTAGCGCAAAATTCTGGGCAACCTCAGATTTTATATGCATATCTCAAGTTCTTTTAGTCGTTTTATTCGGATCATTTCTATCTTATAAAGGTTCTATTACTTTAGGTATGTTTCAAACCTTTTTATCTTATGAGTTTATGATGATCTGGCCTGTAAGACAACTTGGCCGAGTAATTACTGAGGCAGGAAGAACAATCATCTCTATTCGCCGTATTTTAGAGGTCTTTGATGAGACGCAAGAATTTGAACTTAAAGATGAGTCCCTTAAACAAAAACCTAAAATTTTAGGAAATATATCTTTTAAAAATGTATCAATCGAATATAGTGACGAAGAACCCGTGTTAAGAAATATATCCTTTGAAGTAAAAAAAGGACAAACAGTTGCCATCATTGGAAAAACTGGTTCTGGCAAAACTAGCTTAATGAATGCTTTATTGAGGCTCATCGAGTACAAAGAAGGGTCAATTACAATTGATGGAACAGAACTTAATACCATAGATAAAACATGGCTTCGTAGTCATATTGGCGTAGTTATGCAAGAAATTTTCCTTTATTCAAAGTCAATAAAAGATAATATAAGAATAGCTAACCGTACTGTTTCCGATGAAATAGTATACGACGTCGCGAAAATTGCTTCTGTTCATGATGTTATTCTAGATTTCGAAGAAGGTTATGATACATCTGTTGGCGAAAGAGGTGTTACTCTATCAGGAGGGCAAAAACAACGTATAGGTATAGCCCGTGCCTTAATTAATAAGCATCCAATTTTAATTTTCGATGACTCCTTAAGTGCTGTAGATACGGAAACGGATTTAAAAATACGAGCTGCATTAACTGAAAGAGCTAAGGAAATTACAACCTTTATCATAGCTCACCGAATGAGCACTGTAAAAGACGCTGATCTAATAATTGTTTTAGATGAAGGTAAAATACTTCAAATAGGTACTCATGAAGAATTATTCAATGTAGATGGCTTATATCGTAACTTCTGGGATATACAAAACAAAAAAGAAGAAGATTTTATCAATCTTATAACAGTTGGAAAGGAGGAAAATATTGATGGAAAATAA
- a CDS encoding Cof-type HAD-IIB family hydrolase, with amino-acid sequence MIKLLVSDMDGTLTYDDEATEAFHIMTARVNQKNRDAISELIENDIVFAVATGRLLKDVGSNFPEEELDFHVISQNGSYTYGLKGEVLRQDTYSEKQIKEVVDYLHKEGLNFICSVKDCYYRFVYDKDNVDFETKVSEFTKYVHNVEELYGLEICTITALGHGYEELNEIYEKIIRDLPNDLNIGITGPTTIDINMKHITKGNAVLQLAELLGIKKEEVAVIGDSFNDLSMFEMFEESYVMSHGNTEVKKHAKYEVDVFYQCVDKILAMKKKS; translated from the coding sequence ATGATTAAATTATTAGTATCAGATATGGATGGAACATTAACCTATGACGATGAAGCTACAGAAGCTTTTCATATTATGACTGCTAGGGTAAATCAAAAAAATAGGGATGCAATTAGTGAACTAATAGAAAATGATATAGTTTTTGCTGTAGCAACAGGGAGATTACTTAAGGATGTAGGGTCTAATTTCCCTGAAGAGGAGCTTGACTTTCATGTTATTTCCCAAAATGGTTCATATACCTATGGTTTAAAAGGAGAAGTTTTAAGACAGGATACATATAGTGAAAAACAAATAAAGGAAGTAGTAGATTATCTTCATAAAGAAGGATTGAACTTTATATGTAGTGTAAAGGATTGTTATTATAGATTTGTCTATGATAAAGATAATGTAGATTTTGAAACGAAGGTTAGTGAATTCACTAAATATGTACATAATGTTGAAGAGTTATATGGTTTAGAAATATGTACTATTACTGCTTTAGGCCACGGTTATGAAGAACTAAATGAAATTTATGAAAAAATTATTAGAGACTTACCAAATGATTTAAATATAGGAATAACAGGGCCTACTACAATAGACATAAATATGAAACATATAACAAAAGGAAATGCTGTACTTCAACTGGCAGAACTTTTAGGTATAAAGAAAGAAGAGGTTGCTGTAATAGGCGATTCATTTAATGATTTAAGTATGTTTGAAATGTTTGAAGAATCATATGTAATGAGTCATGGAAATACTGAAGTAAAGAAACATGCTAAATATGAAGTAGATGTATTTTACCAATGTGTAGATAAAATACTAGCTATGAAAAAGAAAAGTTGA
- a CDS encoding family 43 glycosylhydrolase: MDTNNFIQPLIEQRADPYVYKHIDGYYYFTASVPTYDYIELRRAKTIEGLRTAETKAVWKRHENGPMSEHIWAPEIHNLDGKWYIYFAAGEKEDIWKIRPYVLECIGDDPMNDTWIEKGMMQKADNDPFSFKDFSLDATIFEHNGKRYYVWAQKVGGEGGISNLYIAEMESPIKLKTVQVLLTTPDYDWERVEFWVNEGPAVIKRNGKIFITFSASATGACYCMGLLEAEDTADVLDPKVWKKSRYPVFATNPEKKIFGPGHNSFTVSEDGEDLMIYHARPYEKIVGNPLYDYNRHAMVMKLKWNEEGRPVFELD; the protein is encoded by the coding sequence ATGGACACAAATAATTTTATACAACCTTTAATTGAGCAGAGGGCGGATCCTTATGTTTACAAACATATAGATGGATATTATTATTTTACTGCTTCAGTACCAACATATGATTATATTGAACTTAGAAGAGCGAAAACCATTGAGGGTTTAAGAACTGCAGAAACAAAAGCTGTTTGGAAAAGACACGAAAATGGACCTATGAGCGAGCACATATGGGCTCCTGAAATCCATAACCTAGACGGAAAGTGGTATATATATTTTGCGGCAGGTGAAAAGGAAGATATTTGGAAAATTCGTCCATACGTTTTAGAATGTATTGGTGATGACCCAATGAATGATACTTGGATTGAAAAGGGTATGATGCAAAAAGCAGATAATGATCCTTTCTCATTTAAGGATTTTTCTTTAGATGCAACAATATTTGAACATAATGGAAAAAGATATTATGTATGGGCGCAAAAAGTTGGTGGAGAAGGTGGAATTTCTAATTTGTATATTGCAGAAATGGAATCACCTATTAAGTTAAAAACTGTGCAAGTATTATTGACTACTCCTGATTATGACTGGGAAAGAGTTGAGTTTTGGGTAAATGAAGGTCCTGCAGTCATAAAAAGAAATGGTAAAATATTCATTACTTTCTCTGCTAGTGCTACTGGTGCTTGTTACTGTATGGGATTATTAGAGGCTGAAGATACTGCTGATGTATTAGATCCTAAGGTTTGGAAGAAATCAAGATATCCTGTTTTTGCAACAAATCCAGAAAAGAAAATATTTGGACCAGGCCATAATAGCTTTACAGTTTCTGAAGATGGAGAGGACTTAATGATTTATCACGCTCGTCCGTATGAAAAAATTGTAGGTAACCCGTTATACGATTATAATCGTCATGCAATGGTAATGAAATTAAAGTGGAATGAAGAAGGAAGACCGGTTTTTGAATTAGATTAA